The DNA window CCGCTACAGCACCTGCAACTGCTCCGGACGCGGTTACACCTCGGCTCACATATCCGAGCACCCCAAAGACGGCAGTCACGAGCAGGGCTGGAACCAGTCTGTCGAGAGGTTGGCTGGGGTTCAGTATTTCTAGTCCGGCGAAGATTGGCGACACAGGATTTCCCGCAGCGCATCGTAACAGCTGAGGCTTGTTGCAGCCAGAGCCACGAGGACTTGTATGGCAGCTTCGGTTTGGACCGGTTACCTGACGTTCGGACTCATCTCGATGCCCGTGCGGCTCTTCTCTGGAGCTCGCGGGACGCGTGTTTCTTTTCACATGCTGCACCGTACGGACAACGTCCGCGTAAAGCAGCAACTCATTTGCCCCGAAGAGGATGTGGTGGTGGATCGCAGTGAGATTGTGAAGGGCTACGAGTACCGGAAGGGCGAGTACGTCATCATCGAACCCGATGAGATCAAAAAGATCGAGCCGAAGACCGCCAAGGCCATGGAGATTCTGGAGTTTGTGAAATCCGATGAAGTCGATCCCATCTACTTCGAGTCTTCGTATTACCTGATGCCGGAAGAAGCGGGGCAGCGTCCTTACGCTCTGCTATCGCGGGCGCTCGAAGAAACCAACTACGTCGCGATCGCGAAGCTCACCATGCATAACCGCGAGTACACCGTTTTCCTTCGTCCTTACGAAGGCGGCATGATGCTGCACACCATGTATTACTCGGACGAGGTCCGGCAATTGGAGAATTTCGGGCGTCCCGATGTCGAGATCAAAGAGGCGGAGTTGAAAGTCGCGCACCAGTTGATCGAGGCGCTTTCAGCGGATTTTGAGCCTGAAAAGTACCACGATACCTTCGAGGACAATCTCCGTACCCTCATCAAGGCGCGCTTGGAGGGCAAGGAAGTCACGCCTGTTGCCAAGCCCAAGGTAGCCCCTGTCACCGACCTTATGGCGGCGCTGAAACAGAGCCTTGCCAGCATGGAAGGGAAGAAGAAGCCGCCGCAGCGGGTGCACGACGTGGAAGCCGCAAACCGCACACACATGAAGACCGCGGCGAAAAAGAAAGGTGGGAAGAAGGCCGCCTAACCGACCCATTCGCAACATTCCCGTCCTACCCGGGTTTTGACGAATCGTCCCGCCTGCACCTGTCCCGGGTGCTGAATGCGGGTTCAGTGCTTTACAATAGGTGGTTCAGCACTCTCTTAACCTGGAGTTGACGGCCCTGTGCCGATTCGCTTGAGAAATCCATTCCTACTGCGTTCTTACACGACTTTTGCCGCGCTGATACTTCTCCTTTCGGTCATCTTCTTGACCGGTTGCGGCGAAACTTATCGGCAGTCTTTAACGCCCATCATTCCTCCCGGAGGCGATCCACAGGCGACCCACTATGCGGTTGCCATCAGTAAGAATGGCGGTGCCGATGGTGCTGGCATGCTCGCGCAAATCAACGTTCCCGGCGACGTAAACATGGGCAACAGGCAGGTGGGGGTGGACCCGGTACACGCAAGCTTCGCGCCTGTGCAATCGCGTGTCTGGATTGTGAATCGCGGCGGCGACAGCGTGACTGCTTACGTGCCAACCGTCTTATCAGCTCCGTCTGCCACTTTGTCTCTGGAACCGAACTCCGGTGCGAGTTTCGTGGCTTCCACCCTGAACCAGGCGTTCGTCGCAGAATCGAACCTCGACAAAGTAGCGATGATCGATGCCAATCAGACAGTGGCTGTGGCTTTCGTTCCAGTGGGAGACAACCCTGTCTCGATTGCCGCCACGCAGGCTCTTGCCAAAATCTATGTCGCTAACCGCAATGACTCAACCGTGTCGGTGATCTCGACGAGCCTTCTCCAGACGACAGGTACTCCTATCCCGGTTGGTTCTGGCCCGGTTGCGACGGCAATTCAAACTAGCGGTGCGTACGTGTATGTCGCGAGCGACGCGGGGAACAGCATTTCTGTGATCGACACCAACAGCGACACAGAGATCCAGCGCGTAACCGGCCTGTCCGCTCCGAGCCAGTTGGTGTGGGACAACGGTCTGAAGCGCTTGTACGTGGTAAACAGCGGTTCAAACACTGTCAGTATTTTCAATGCATCCGCACCACAGCTTACGCTGCTGCGGACGGTGAACCTCTCGGGAGCTCCGCTTGGCATTGCCGTCCTCGACGATGGCAGCAAGTTCTATGTGCTTCGTGGCGGCAGTCCCGGACAGGTAGACGTTTACGATGCGCAGAGCTTCTTATTGCGCACCACGATTACCGTGCAGAATGATCCGGTTTCGATCGCGGCTTCGCCAGGATCCACGAAGGTCTATGTCGCAAACAGGGCAGGAGACCCCAACACCGCAAGTCTTGCGAATGGCTCCATTTCGATCATCAAGACGCTGGACGAATCGGTGATCAACATTGCGCCGGCGGGCCCGAACCCCTTCACGGTCCTGGCACAATAAGAGCATCCGGAGAAAAAAGTAGGCGAGGCAGGCGCCTCGCCTTTTTAGTTGTACTCAGGAGAATAAGATCAGTCCGCTGCGGTCTCGCCCTTCCGCCGGCGGTTATAGTGCATGGCAATATTCATGAAGACAGGGCCGCTGCTGGTTTCGAAGCACATCACGAGTGCTTCCGTATCTTCAGTACTCACCGCCCCGCGGTCTTCGGTGTGAATCTCCGGTGGCAAAACCTTGAAGTGAAATCCCTGGTCGTTGAGGACCGTGACCGCATTTCCAATCACCTGGTTTGCCAGCTCACAAATGGCTTCCGGAACCATTTCTTCGGAACAGCTTTCGTCCCCCGTCAACCTGTGAGTTACCTGCTTTGCTGCATTGGTCTCCAGGTCGAAAATCACGCGTCCTTCGATGTCGCCCGAAACCCGAACCACAGCAGCCACACCTTTGCGCAGGTAGGCACCTTCGTCCATGGTTACGTCGCCCATCGAGGTGGGAGACTGCAACGTCTGCGCGAGTACGGCATCCGCAGCGTTGATGAACGGCTGAATCAGTTCCATCCTCATTGGATTGCTCCAGCGGGTGCGCTGTTCTCCGAAGAAGCCAGCGCCGCATCGCCGAGGACGTACTTCACTACCTCGTACAGGACTTCCGCCTTCACGGGTTTCTGTACAAAATGGCGCGCGCCCTTCTGTAGTGCCGCGATGATGTTCTCCTGGTAACCCACGGACGAGACCATCACGATGCGAGCTTCCGGTGACTGGCGCACGATCCGTTCCGCTGCTTCGATGCCTTCCATCTGCGGCATCGTGATGTCCATCAATACGATGTCCGGATGCGTGCGACTGTATTCAGTGATTGCGGTACAGCCGTCGCCGGCTTCTCCGGCTACCTGTCCGCCGAACGATTCGATCATCCGCGCGAGGTTTTTGCGCGCGAAGATGGAATCATCAACGACCAGGTATCTGACCGGCCGCATGTCCTTGCTTCGAACTAGTGGGGCAAATTGCTCCATGGTTCCCTCCAGCGCGATCACAAACCGCGCCAGCTAATCTCCTGTTGCTACGACCGCTGTTTGCGGCCGGGTAGCCTGTTTCATTACTGCACAATGTGTTTGTAGCGTGTTGGCCATCGCCTCTAGCGGTATGACTCTCATCGCATGTCCGCGTTCTATTGCGACTCGCGGCATGCCAAACACCACGCAACTTTCTTCTGCCTGGGCGATGGTTATGCCACCGGCATGACGAATCGCACCCAGTCCTTCAGCGCCGTCTTCACCCATGCCCGTCATCAGCACGCCGACGGCACGCTCCTGGAATTCCGAGGCTACGCTCTGCAGCAGCACGTCAGCCGAAGGGCGATGTCCGTTGACTTTATCCCCATCGCTGAGCACCACCACATGACCCAGGGGCATATGGCGAACCTTCATATGCTTGTTGCCCGGACAAACGAGGGCGCGTCCCGCCAGCAGAAGATCGCCTGACTTCGCTTCCCGGACTTGGATCGCACAGGTTTCGTCCAAGCGCTTGGCGAACATCTCGGTAAATCCTTCCGGCATGTGCTGCACGATCAAAATCGTGCCAGGAAACTCCGCCGGTAACTGCGACAGCACGTACTGCAATGCCTGCGGACCACCGGTCGAGACGCCAATCGCAACCACTTTGGTCGGCGAATTGGCAGGCTCGGACGGCGGCTTCATCTTCTTCTTGATCTGCGGCTCTGGCAGTCGCACCAATTGGCTTTTCACCGCTGCCTTGATCTTCGCGACCAGTTCGCTGGCGATCTGGTCCATGTGCGTCGTCGGATCCTGCGGCTTGGCCACAAAGTCGAATGCCCCAAACGAGAGCGCCTTGAACGTTGCCGAGGCGCCTTCCTTTGAGTGCGCGCTGACGACAATCGTCGGCAGCGGATGTTTGCGCATGATCTTGCGTAGCGTTTCCATCCCGTCCATCCGCGGCATGTCAAGATCGAGCGTTACGACATCCGGCTTCAGATCCGGGATCTTTTCCAGCGCGAATGATCCGTCCATGGCGGTTCCCACAACTTGAATCGAGCCTTCGCGCTCGA is part of the Terriglobales bacterium genome and encodes:
- a CDS encoding Ku protein, whose translation is MAASVWTGYLTFGLISMPVRLFSGARGTRVSFHMLHRTDNVRVKQQLICPEEDVVVDRSEIVKGYEYRKGEYVIIEPDEIKKIEPKTAKAMEILEFVKSDEVDPIYFESSYYLMPEEAGQRPYALLSRALEETNYVAIAKLTMHNREYTVFLRPYEGGMMLHTMYYSDEVRQLENFGRPDVEIKEAELKVAHQLIEALSADFEPEKYHDTFEDNLRTLIKARLEGKEVTPVAKPKVAPVTDLMAALKQSLASMEGKKKPPQRVHDVEAANRTHMKTAAKKKGGKKAA
- a CDS encoding YncE family protein, yielding MPIRLRNPFLLRSYTTFAALILLLSVIFLTGCGETYRQSLTPIIPPGGDPQATHYAVAISKNGGADGAGMLAQINVPGDVNMGNRQVGVDPVHASFAPVQSRVWIVNRGGDSVTAYVPTVLSAPSATLSLEPNSGASFVASTLNQAFVAESNLDKVAMIDANQTVAVAFVPVGDNPVSIAATQALAKIYVANRNDSTVSVISTSLLQTTGTPIPVGSGPVATAIQTSGAYVYVASDAGNSISVIDTNSDTEIQRVTGLSAPSQLVWDNGLKRLYVVNSGSNTVSIFNASAPQLTLLRTVNLSGAPLGIAVLDDGSKFYVLRGGSPGQVDVYDAQSFLLRTTITVQNDPVSIAASPGSTKVYVANRAGDPNTASLANGSISIIKTLDESVINIAPAGPNPFTVLAQ
- a CDS encoding chemotaxis protein CheX, translating into MELIQPFINAADAVLAQTLQSPTSMGDVTMDEGAYLRKGVAAVVRVSGDIEGRVIFDLETNAAKQVTHRLTGDESCSEEMVPEAICELANQVIGNAVTVLNDQGFHFKVLPPEIHTEDRGAVSTEDTEALVMCFETSSGPVFMNIAMHYNRRRKGETAAD
- a CDS encoding response regulator, producing MRPVRYLVVDDSIFARKNLARMIESFGGQVAGEAGDGCTAITEYSRTHPDIVLMDITMPQMEGIEAAERIVRQSPEARIVMVSSVGYQENIIAALQKGARHFVQKPVKAEVLYEVVKYVLGDAALASSENSAPAGAIQ
- a CDS encoding chemotaxis response regulator protein-glutamate methylesterase, whose amino-acid sequence is MKKPIRVLVVDDSALMRKLIPQMIEREGSIQVVGTAMDGSFALEKIPDLKPDVVTLDLDMPRMDGMETLRKIMRKHPLPTIVVSAHSKEGASATFKALSFGAFDFVAKPQDPTTHMDQIASELVAKIKAAVKSQLVRLPEPQIKKKMKPPSEPANSPTKVVAIGVSTGGPQALQYVLSQLPAEFPGTILIVQHMPEGFTEMFAKRLDETCAIQVREAKSGDLLLAGRALVCPGNKHMKVRHMPLGHVVVLSDGDKVNGHRPSADVLLQSVASEFQERAVGVLMTGMGEDGAEGLGAIRHAGGITIAQAEESCVVFGMPRVAIERGHAMRVIPLEAMANTLQTHCAVMKQATRPQTAVVATGD